The genomic DNA TTAGATACACTTCGGGTAGAGAACTTGAAAACTGGGGTGCATGTTTTAGTTGCTGCTCCTGGTTTTACAGCTTCTAATGTTAGAAATGTAGCTTTAACAGCTGATGGTAGTTCGCAGGGAGAAACGCCTCGTGACGAAGCTAAAATGATGACTGCCGAAGTTTGTGCGGCTCATATCGCAAAAGCTGTGGTGAAACGTAAGCGAGAGTTAATTTTAACTTTTGTGGAAGGAAAATTTACAGTTTGGTTGAAGAAATGGTTTCCAAGTTTGTTGGAAAAGCTGACTTACAATCATATGGCTAAAGAACCAGATTCTCCTCTAAAGCAATAAAGAATTAATAAATGGAGATTTTGAGTAAATCTCCATTTATACTGATGTATCGTAACTTTTACTGGCGGTATCAGTATACAATTCTTAATTGTACAAAAAGACCACTACACACACCTAATGGACAAAGCACACTTTAATACATTTATCTTTTCTAATGCAGATAAGATATACTACTATTTATATTGCATTCTGAGAAACTCTGACGACACGGTTGAAGTGTTAACCAATACTATTGAAGAATGCTGGTATGAGCGAAAGAATTATGAGCATACAGATCTTACCTATGTATTCAAAACAGCTAGGAAATTAGCCAAAGCACAAATCTTTAAATCTGATGATTTAAAAACAACTAATTCTATTGAGGGATGTCCTGTGAATTCTAATCCTGCAATGGTTCGTTTTTGTAATTTGACAGAAAAATTATCACCAATACAGGCTGAAATTATGTGCTTACGTTCAATGGTACGTTTGAAGTTGGACGAAATAGCTATAGTTGTGGAGTTAGGTATTAATAATGTTCAATCTATGCTTGCTAATGTTCGTAAAGAAATTAGAGCACAAATTGATCCTAATGATATTCTGAATGATTTAACTGCTCATGAAATAATTCCTAAATACTATTCAGGACTTACCACAATTGAGGAAGAGGAGCAATTACGCTTGTTTTTTTTACGTAGGGATCTTGCAGGTATACCTGATATGGATAGAGAACTCTTTCAAGTATTCTTAAAAATGGGTAATGAAGAGATGCCAAAAATATGCTCAGAGCAACTGCTTTTAAGAATTAAAGAAATTCAAAAGCCTAAAAAGACTTCTCTGTATTCAAGATTATTCAGAAAATAATTGATGCTAGATATGTGCTTATTCCACTTTATCTAAAGATTTAAACCCCTTTCCAAGTATTTCATTGGTTTCCATAACAGCAACAAAAGCAATAGGATCTATTGAGTGAATATAGTCTTGAAGCATAGATAGTTCTCGGCGGTTTACAACGATGAAGATGATCTTTTTTTCTTTGAGATCTAATGTTCTGTTCCCCTTTATTATCGTTCCATTTAGCTTGTAATCATTGGTAATTTTGTTTCTGATTTCTTCGTGTTTTTCAGAAATAATAAAAAGGGCTTTTTCGTAGGTCGATCCTTGTAATGTGATATCCGTAACTTTTCCAATAATGAAAAGAACAATCCAGGAATACAATGGAATTTGCCAATCCATTACAATGTATAAGCTACTCAATACGATTAGAGAGTCTACATAAATCACTAGCTGACCAAGAGGTAGTCCTGTGAATTTTGCTCCAATCATCGCAAGAATATCTGAACCAGCAGAGGTCGCTCTAGCCTTTAGTATTAAGCCTAAGCCAAAGCCAATAAAAATACCACCAAAAATACAGGAAAGTAAAACATCATCTACCAGTGGAATAAATCCCCACCAAGCACTTACAACATCAATAAATAAAGCACATAATATAAAAGATAGAAAGGTTTTAATTCCAAATCGAGGTCCCAAAACTTTAATTCCAATTAGACTCAAAGGTATATTAATAGCTAAACTTGCAATTCCAACAGGTATTCCACCGCCATATTTCCGAAACAAATCATTAGAGTAATCCATGAATTGATACAAAAGTCCGGAGAAAAAGCCATCGTAATCTGCAGGATTTAAAATTCCAAAAAGACCTTGAGGAAAGGTTCCTAAGGTTAATTTGTTGATAATAATTCCAATTCCATAGATACTACCAGGAACAATTCCATGGGGAATGATAAAAAAAACAAATCCTGCAGCCATAATTAAAGCCCCAGAAATAAGGATGGCATAGTTGTAAAACCATTTGCCAGAGAATATTGCGTCTTTTTGTATGAAAGCCAAGATGTTTATGATTTTAAGTCGTTGGTAGTAATTTCAATGCATTATTTAGATTTTTACAAAATAATAGTTTTTATTGAGAACTTTTACTCTAAATGCGATATTTTCCAATAAATATATCGGTTTGGTGTTGTTTTGTAAATAAAGAATTGATTGTTTTGCAGAACGATCAACAAAACAAGAGTATGAGAGCTAAAATTAGTAGGGTAATAATGAAGATGTGTGGGTGGAAGTATATTGGTGCTATTCCTGAAGTGAAAAAGGCGGTAGTTATAGCTGTTCCGCATACTTCTAATTGGGATTTTGTTTGGGGGAAATTAGCTTTTTTATCCCATAATATTCCAACAACAGTTTTGATGAAAAAGGAAATGTTTGTATTCCCATTTAATTATATTCTTAAATCTTGGGGCGTGATGCCAGTAGATCGAAGTAAAAAGGGAAATATGACTGATCAGTTAGCCAAGGAGTTCGCTAGTCGAGACTCTTTGTACTTATCTTTAGCTCCTGAAGCAAGTCGAAGCTTAAGACCAGAATGGAAGCGTGGGTTTTATTTTATCGCCTTAAAGGCTAATGTGCCCATTTATTTGGCAGAAATTGACTACGAAGAAAAAACATTATCTTGTGGTGAAGCTTTTTACCCAACAGGAAATGTTGACGAGGATATGCTTAAAATTAAAAGCAAATACCTTAATTGTAAGCCTAAATATCCTGAAAATTTTTCTACTGGATTATAAAACTGATTGCAATGTCTGATATGCTTAGAGTAAGTTTGGTTCAATTGGATTTGAAATGGGGCAATGTAGAGGAGAATCTGCAAAGCATAACACGTTTAATTTCCGGCTTAAAGAATGCAACTGATTTAATTGTGTTGCCCGAAATGTTTTCATCTGGTTTTATGATGGAAAATAAAGATCAGATTGCTCCAAAAGCAGAAATGACCATTAATTGGATGATGAATCAAGCCAAAGAGTTAAAATCAACAATTCTAGGGAGTATAATTGTTGAGGAGGATGGTGTTTATTATAATCGATTGTATTGTGTTGATGGTGAAAAGATCATTTGTTCTTACGATAAAAGGCATTTGTTTCGCATGGGAGAGGAGCAAGAGCATTTTAAAGGTGGAGATGAAAGAGTTATTTTCACGATTGGAAAGTGGAGAATTCGACCTTTGGTATGCTATGATCTTCGATTTCCGGTTTGGAGTAGAAATCAGAATAATTACGATCTTCTTTTGTACGTTGCCAATTGGCCTGAAGCTCGACAAGATGTATGGAGTATTTTATTAAAAGCAAGAGCGATTGAAAACCAGTCCTTTGTTTTGGGTGTAAATAGAATTGGACAAGATGGAATGGGACTGTCTTATGCTGGAGGTTCTGTTGTATACGACTCAAAAGGGAAAGAGCTTATTAAATGTGTTGATAATCAGGAAGCTATTTTAAATGCAAGCCTAAGCTTAGATGAATTAAATGGTTTTAGAGCTAAGTTTCCTGTTCATCTTGACGCAGATTCATTTCAAATAAACAAATAAGGTATTTAGTTTTGTGTTGAAATTCAGATAATTACTCTTTTGTTATTACTTGAGTTTTGTTAATTGTTGTAAAACTAAATTTATAGTTATATATTTAAGACAATAAACAATCCTAAAAAATAATAAATGAAAGAGCTAACTCGTGCAGAAGAGCAAGTCATGCAAATCCTTTGGGAGCTTGAAAATGCATTTGTAAAGGAGATTATAGAAAAAATTGATGAGCCAAAACCTGCTTATAATACAGTTTCTACAATTGTTCGTATTCTTGAAAAGAAAGGCTTTGTAAGTCATATTGCTTACGGTAAAAGCCACCAATACTTTCCTTTAATGGGGAAAAAAGAATATACTCGAAGATTTATGAAGGGCTTTGTTCGTAACTATTTCTCGAACTCTTATCGTGATATGGTTTCTTTTTTCGCAAAAGAAGAACAAGTAAGCCTATCAGAACTAGAAGAGGTAAAAAGAATGGTTGAAGAGCAAATTAAAAAGCAAAGTAGCTAATCTAAGAGATTGGAATGATTACAGGCATCATCTTATATTTTATGCAATCGGCGATATGCATGGCATTTTTTTATGCCTTGTATTGGTTATTTCTAAAAAAGGATACTTTTTTTAGAGTTAACCGCATTTTCTTGTTGCTTACAATTCTTGCCTCAATATTAATTCCAACATTAGAAATCCCTTTTCAGCCTGAACCAGAAAGTACAATTGAAACTCCATATCATGTTTTAGATGCGGTGGTAAAGACTTCACAAGAGTATTTGAGTGGAAATATGCTTGAAGAGGTTGTTGTAACTGCTTCTATAAAAAAAGTAATTAGCTGGTATCAATATGCAGGGCTAATTTATTTTATAGGCATTTTAATTTTTTCACTGCGGTTTTTAAAGAATCTATTTCAATTATCAAGCTGGAGTAGGAAAGGAGAGATTCGTAAGGAAAATGGAATTCGTTTGGTTATTTTAACTGATGATTACCCGCCATTTTCATTTTTAAACACCGTTTTTATTAGTCAGGAAGATTATCAGAAACCTAATTTTAAATCGATTATAGAGCACGAAAAAGTGCATGTAGATCAATTTCATACATTCGATTTAATACTGATAGAAATTCTTACCGTAGCATTCTGGCTCAATCCATTTGTTTGGTTCTACAAGTCATCAATTCAAGAAGTACATGAATATTTAGCAGATGATAAGGTTGTGAATGGCGCAGTTAATGCTCATGAGTATAAAATGCACATCGTAAATCAATTTGCAGGTGGTGATTTATTTCGACTAGCAAATAATTTTGGACAATCTACATTAAAGAAAAGAATATCGATGTTGGGTAAAATTAAATCTCCCAAAATCGCATTGGTGAAATTACTTTTGTTGATTCCAATTTTGACCGTATTGTTTTCGGCTTTTGCATTTACCATTGTAGAAAAAGAAAAATTGGATACTGATTTTTCGTTTCGAGAACTGTTACCATCAGAATTGAATCCGTTTAGTTCGTATGAGAATAATCAAGTCAATTTTTTCGGAAATGATGTGGATCACATTACTGGAAATTGGTCTACTAAAGGAATCAAAAATCTGGAATATAAAAAGGTTGATCATCCTAATGAGATAAAAGTTGTTATCGATGAAATGCCAGAGTATCCAGGTGGTGACAATGCGCTTCAAAAATACATAGCTAAACACGTTTCTTATCCTAAGGAGGCACAAGTTAATGGAATTGAAGGTCGCGTATTTGTTTCGTTTGTAGTTAATAAAAAGGGCAATGTGGTAAATGCTCGTTTGATTAAGAAGTTTGATCCTTTTCTAGATAAGGAAGCATTGAGAGTTGTTAGTTCCCTGCCCAAGTGGAAACCAGGTCGACAAAATGGTAAGTTAACGAACATTGCTTATACTGTGCCGGTAAATTTCTTATTGACTAATCAGGTTGAAGAACCAGTAAGTTCTCCTGACCCTCTTTACGCACGTATTAAGAATGCTTCAGATTATCATTTAGAGAATGAAATTAAGATAAAAGGAAGTAAAGAGTATACTATTGTTGAAAGAATGCCTCAATTTACAGGTGCTAATGGTGACTTAAGACGTTATGTTGCTAGACAAATTCAATATCCAGTATTAGCTGCTGAACAAGGCTATGAAGGAAAAGTTTTTGTCCAATTTGTAGTTGGTCGTGATGGCCGTGTGAAAAAAGCAAAAGTTATAAAAGGCGCTAATATTGAGCTGAATAAAGAAGCGCTTCGAGTGATTAATAATATGCCAAATTGGATACCAGGAGAGCAAGAAGGTGAAAAAGTTGAAGTGAATTATACAATTCCTATTCGTTTTTCTTTGAACTAATAAAATTTTTTACGTATATTAACTAAGAAATTAGTTACAAAACTAATTTCTTAGGAATACCAGAAACCAATTTTTAATGTTTAACCAAAACCCAATATTATGGAAGTTAAAAAAAACCCCAACTATGATTTGGAAAAAAAACGAGGTTTATTTTTGCAAATCGGATTTCTAGTAAGTTTACTTGTTGTGTTAATGGCTTTTGAGTATGAAACCCCAGTAGAGAAGATTGCCGATTTAGAGTTTGAAATACTGGATGAAATGGATGAGGTGATTCCAATTACTGTCCAAGACAAGCCAAAGCCTAAAGAGTTACCTAAATTTAAACCAATTGAGCTTACGACCATTATACTTGCAGATGATGAAGAAGATGTAGTTGATTTAGATTTAACTGATTCTGATGCTTTTGAGGATGATTCTTATGATATTGCAGATGTTACAGAGGAGATAGAAGAAGTAGAGGATGTTCCATTTGTAAGAGTAGAGCAGATGCCAATTTTTAATCCGAAAAAAAATAAGACTTATGACGAAGGTGTAAGAGACTTATTTGTAACCATGCAGAAAATGACAAAATACCCTGTTGTTGCAATGGAAAATGGCATTGAAGGAAAAGTATTTGTAAGATTTGTTGTTACGAAGACAGGTAAAGTTGACAATGTAGAAGTAATGCGAAAAGGAGATCCAGCTTTGGATAATGAAGCAATTCGTGTAGTTCGAAATTTACCGAACTTTAAGCCGGGAATGCAACGGAATAAACCCGTAAGTGTTTGGTTTAGTGGATACATTTCATTTGTTCTACAGTAAAATATTGACACTTTTTTTTTGACTCACTATAACTAAATAGTTAGTTTCAAATATTGTTTTTATTGATTTGATTGTTTAACGAAAATACAATCCTATGGAAGTTAAAAAGAACCCTAAATATAACTTAGAGAAAAAGAGAATCCTTTTTTTACAATTCGGATTTCTAATTAGTTTTTTATTTGTTTTGATGGCTTTTGAGTACAAGGTTCCTATTGAAGAGCCAGAAGTGATAAATTTTACAGATTTAGCAGATGTTGAAGATGTTATAATGGTCACTTTTACAGAACCTGAGAAGTTGGAAGCTCCAAAGGTTAAAAAAATAGAATTAATTGATTTGATTATTATTGATGATGACCCTGAGGTGGATGATTACGATCCAGTAGATTCTTTCGGAAATCTAGAAGATGAAGTAATCTACAATCCTGTAAATGTGGAGGATGAAGTCATTGATGAAACCACGCCATTTGTAATGGTTAAGGAAATGCCAATTTTTAATCCTAAGAAGAATACTTCTTATCAAGAAGGATGTAAGGATTTGTTTTTAACAATGCAAAGAATGGTACGATATCCAATTGTGGCACAGGAATCAAGTATTCAAGGACGAGTATATGTTCGATTTGTAGTTACAAAAACGGGTGAGATTTCTAATGTTGAAGTGACAAGAAAGGTTGATCCCTTATTGGATGAAGAGGTTGTTAGGGTCGTTAGAAACTTACCAAAATTTAAACCTGGTAGACAACAAAATAAAAATGTTGCAGTTTGGTTCTCCGGATACGTTAATTTTGTATTGCAATAGTGTTGAAGAGGTTAAAAATGAGGCTTTTATTTGCAACAATAGCCAATTAAAAAACGTATATATTATACACAAGTTCTTTGAACTCATCCTCTCACGAGGACTTAAGTTAAACATTATTAGTTGTTTTAGCAGTGTTTGGCTTTTGTCACTGCTTTCACATTGCATTTATTTTGTAAAATGTTTAGCTATGTTTCCTAAAAAGAACCCAAATGCTGATTTAGAAAAACGAAAAACCCTGTTTTTTGAAATTGGTTTGGTTGTTGCTTTAGCATTAACCTTGATTTCTTTTGAATGGCCATCAAAGGTAAGAGATGTCGTAGAAATTAGAGATTTTGTAGATTTGAGCCTGGATGAAGAAATGATACCAATTACAAGACAGGAAGACCTTATTGAGAAGCCTAAATTGCCACCAAAAATCCTCTTAACAGATGTAATTACTATTGTTGAGAACAATACCGAAATAGAGGTGGAATTAGATATTGTTGACGGAACCATAAGTGAAGAAACCGAAGTTGAAATTCAGCCTGTTGAAGTATTTGAAGAGGAGGAAGTTGATGATGAAGTGAAGGTTTTTGTAATTGTGGAAGAAATGCCAATCTTCAGACCAGATATTTGTAATAATAGGAAAGAAGGAGATTTAGAATTGTATAAATACATTAGTGCGAGTATCCGCTATCCGGTTATTGCTCAGGAAAATGGAATTACAGGAAGGGTATTTGTAAGCTTTGTTGTCGGACGAGATGGAGGAATTTCTAATATTAAATTGCTACGAGGAGTGGATCCTTCTTTAGATAAAGAGGCAATGCGGGTGATTGAAACATTACCGAAATTTAAGCCTGGTATGCAGAGAGGAAAGCCTGTAAAAGTTTCTTATTCGGCGGTAATTAATTTTGTACTGCAGTAATTTGTTGAATTGAAAAAAATAAAGCCTAAGATTTATTCTTAGGCTTTATTTTATTAAATAATTTTAGTTTCTATTTCTTGGGCATCCGCATGATATAGAAGTAATTCACTTGCCAGATCCATAGCTTCTGTTAATCCTTTTTCTTCCTGAAAACTGATGATGATCATTAAAAAATCCTCACAATTCGTATCGATTTGTGTTCGCAGAGAATCACTGGTTGGACTCCCGAAAGCTCCTTTTTCATCTCTAAATATAGGAAGTCCTTCAATGTTTAATTTACCTCTTCCAATTCCTTCGTACGCTTCTTCATTTTTTCCAATTCCAAAGCGAATTATTCCATCTACTTTAGCTGCATTATAACCGCCAATGGAAAATGCAGTTTTGATGGAAACCAAGTTGAGCAGATCCACAACATTGTTGATTTGATATAAACCTTTCCTATTTACAATTCGGCGTAAAAGAGAATCGGCAGATAAACGATACCTACTTGGATCTTTACCTGCAGCTTTATAGCCTTTTTTAGAACTATCAATAGCCGGAAGATCTTTGATGGCACTTATGGCCAGTTCCTCTTGCAATTTTTTAGTTGTTTCATTTATAATTCCCCAAAGTTCGGGACATTCTTCTTGCGTTTTTACTTTGCACTGAATAACTCCCAAACGTAGTTTCGGGCATGCTGATTTTAATTGTGGTTCAATTTCTATTCTGGTCATAGCTATGCAATGTTTTTTAGATTGTAAGATAGAATTAGAGGTAAAACAAAACACCTCTCAAGGTGCATTAAAACTAAATACAATCCCTAAAATTAATGAGAATTCTGAATCAAAAAATAATTTATTATAAACTTTTAATCAGTAAAGATATTGATTAACTTTAATGTAAAACATAGCTTACATGACAAATAGAAGACAAACAGTACTTATTACTGGAGCCGCAAAGCGAATTGGAAGAATGATGTCTCTGCATTTGGCTAAAAGAGGATGCGATATTGCGATCCACTATAACAAATCAAAAAAAGCAGCTATCGATCTGCAGAAAAGTTTACAAGAGCAGTTTGTTAGTCAGAATTTTAAAATATTTCAAGCAGATTTGAGCAATGCACAAGATTGTGATGAATTAATTGATAAGGTTTTGAAGCAATTCGAAAATCTGGATATTTTAATTAATAATGCTTCTGTTTTTGAACCAAGTGTTATTCGAGAGACTTCAATTAAATTGTTTCAAAATCAGATCAATGTAAATCTATTAGCTCCGTTTATTCTGTCAAGGAATTATGCAATGAACAGTCACCAAGGGGTAATAGTGAATTTTTTGGATACACGAATAACAACAAATTCGAATTCACATGCAGCCTACAGTATTTCAAAGGTAGCTTTTGCACACTTAACAAAAATGGCGGCCTTGGAATTTGCACCACAAATTAGAGTTAATGGAATTGCTCCAGGAGCAACTCTTCCACCTGAAAATCAAGGAGAAGAATATTTAGTAAACCTAGCTAGAAATACACCGATGAAAGAGCCGGGAGGCATTGTTCCTGTTTTGCAATCATTGGATTATATTATAGATAATAAGAATTTAACGGGGCAGATTTTGTACTGTGACGGAGGCGAACAACTTTTATAAAATTTAGCATATGGCAATAATTCGTGTAAAGAATTTACTCATTAGAACTTATATCGGGTTTAACCCTGAAGAATTACAAAACAAACAAGACGTTCTTATCAATATGACAATTAGAGCAAATGTGAATGAGGCGATTCGTAATGACGATGTTGAAAATTCTTATAATTATAAAACGATCACTAAAAAGGTGATAAAATTAGTTCAAGAGGGGCAATTTAAAATGTTGGAAAATCTAACCCAACAAATTTTAGATTTGATCTTATTGAATCCGCAGGTAGAATGGGCTAAAGTAGAGGTTGATAAACCACATGCATTACGCTTTGCGGAATCGGTCTCTATAGAATTAGAGGCTAATAGGGATAAATAGTTTTAGGTATGAATGAATGTATTTTAAGTATAGGATCAAACATCAATCCGGAAGAAAATATCCGTAAAATGCTTTGTTTTTTGGCAAAAGATCATTGGGTTGGGAAGCATTCATCTTGGCTTAAGACAGCTCCAATTGGAATAACTGATCAAGATGATTTTGTGAATGGGGCTGTTCATGTAAAAACTCAGCATGGCATTGAAGAATTTACGAAATACTTAAAAAAGTTAGAAGACAAAATGGGACGAGATAGAACTTTACCAAAGTTTGGTCCTCGTGTAATCGATTTGGATATTGTTGTGTGGAATGGGGATATTAAGGATGATGATTATTATTCGCGAGATTTTGTTCGAAATTCGGTTGATCAGTTACTTTAATTTATGATGTTTTACAAGTTGATTAACCAATTCAATATCAGCGGGAGCCCAATCTAAGGTTTTTAATTCTGTAATTTTTATCCAGCGAATGTTTTGGTGGACTCTAAGTTGATATACACCTTGAATGTGTTCCACAAAAAAGGCTTTTAACAAGATGATTTTATTATCGTAATCATATTTGCTTTCTCCTAAATATCCTACAACTTTAGTTTTGATTCCAAACTCTTCTTCCAATTCGCGAACGATGCATTCTTCGGCAGATTCATTCTGCTCAATTTTCCCTCCTGGAAATTCCCACTTGTAACCAAGTTCATCATCATGACTTCTCTGGGCGGCTAATACTTCATCCTGTTTTTGAATGATGGCAGCAGTCACTTCAATTATTTTCATTTATTCTCCTGCTTTGGTGCAATCTCCTCAAGTAAATTTACTGCAAGCTTAACAAGGTTTTTACAGGACATACTGTAATTAAAACGAATATCGAAGCAGCTTAAATATTCAGATTTTTCTTGAAAGCGTTTGCTAAATTCTTCAGACAGTTCGGGTTTGTCTTTGATTAATTCCAAAGCAGCATAATAAGCACCGCAATGGCCATCTTTTGCTTTGCCATTACCGTACTTGGAAAATTCAGTAATATCATCATTTGTGATTTGATATTCCTCTTGGAATGCTTTTAAAACTGCCTGCGCACAATTATAGTACCCAGGTGGTTTATGGAAATATTTTAAGGCAATATCAGCCTTTGTCTTTTTGAATATAAAGCTCATTTTAAAAATATTGCTTTGGTATCAAACAAATTTAAGTTATTCTCAAGATTTAGCATCAAAACAAATATGCTGTTGAACATGCTTGATGTTTATATCGTAAATCATGTCCTTAATTTAATCCTTTCCTATTGGGTGCAATTTTAGATATTAGAAGAACTTAAATTTCCCTACTCTTAATTTCAACCTTAATTACGATAGCCTTTTTAGAAAATAAATAAAGAATAGGAGATAAGATGAATGGAGCAATACTTAAGGAAAGCAATTCTGAATTGTTTATAATTAGGTAAATTCCTATGCAAACGAGCACCATCAATAATAGGCCAAATGATATGGACATTTCTTTAATCGTTTTTACCTCTTGTAGAATTTGCTCAGTACTTATTCCTTTTAGATCTTGATTTTAATGTTAAATCTCAGGTTTATTGTATTGATATTCTGATTTTCTCTTTTAATAAACTAATTTTTGATTGGTTGCTTAAAGAAAAGGAATTAGAATTTTGTTCTGTAAATTCTAATAGTATTAAAGACTTTTCGTAATAACTTAAACCATTCTCTTTATCGCCTTTTACAATGTTTAATTCACCTTCGGCAAAGAAAAGTTCCGATAATATTTTTAAATGATCATTCGTGTAGTTGTGTTCGGTCAGTAATTCTTTAGTTAATTTATCCTTGGATAGGCTTCTGAAAAAAGAAGCATCCTTTTTTAGAAATTCACGATAGGCATTGTCCAAAAGTTTAGTTGCTTGTGGTAAATTACCTTTTTTAATCAATCCTAAAATGAGAGCAATTAAATCAGCTATCATTTCGATCATTCGCATTATAAAATCTTTTTGGTACATAAAATTAAATTAGCGTGATTGGCTTACAATTGCAAAAATAATCATAAAAAAATGAGAAGTATATATGATTTTGTTTTTTTGTTAATTAGTAGTGTTTTTGTAAATTCGAATTTTGTAAGTTAAATCAAATGGATTAGGTTCAGTAGTCAAGAATAAGATCATTAAATTTTATTATTATGTCATATATAGATCGTTGTCAGAATTTGAAATTGGCTTTCGATAGTGGAGCTTCAGATATTGATAATATGGAATTTTTGGAGTATCAATTTCATTCTTTAGCTCATGATATTTTACCTG from Labilibaculum sp. DW002 includes the following:
- a CDS encoding amidohydrolase yields the protein MSDMLRVSLVQLDLKWGNVEENLQSITRLISGLKNATDLIVLPEMFSSGFMMENKDQIAPKAEMTINWMMNQAKELKSTILGSIIVEEDGVYYNRLYCVDGEKIICSYDKRHLFRMGEEQEHFKGGDERVIFTIGKWRIRPLVCYDLRFPVWSRNQNNYDLLLYVANWPEARQDVWSILLKARAIENQSFVLGVNRIGQDGMGLSYAGGSVVYDSKGKELIKCVDNQEAILNASLSLDELNGFRAKFPVHLDADSFQINK
- a CDS encoding BlaI/MecI/CopY family transcriptional regulator gives rise to the protein MKELTRAEEQVMQILWELENAFVKEIIEKIDEPKPAYNTVSTIVRILEKKGFVSHIAYGKSHQYFPLMGKKEYTRRFMKGFVRNYFSNSYRDMVSFFAKEEQVSLSELEEVKRMVEEQIKKQSS
- a CDS encoding 1-acyl-sn-glycerol-3-phosphate acyltransferase, which encodes MRAKISRVIMKMCGWKYIGAIPEVKKAVVIAVPHTSNWDFVWGKLAFLSHNIPTTVLMKKEMFVFPFNYILKSWGVMPVDRSKKGNMTDQLAKEFASRDSLYLSLAPEASRSLRPEWKRGFYFIALKANVPIYLAEIDYEEKTLSCGEAFYPTGNVDEDMLKIKSKYLNCKPKYPENFSTGL
- a CDS encoding energy transducer TonB; translated protein: MEVKKNPNYDLEKKRGLFLQIGFLVSLLVVLMAFEYETPVEKIADLEFEILDEMDEVIPITVQDKPKPKELPKFKPIELTTIILADDEEDVVDLDLTDSDAFEDDSYDIADVTEEIEEVEDVPFVRVEQMPIFNPKKNKTYDEGVRDLFVTMQKMTKYPVVAMENGIEGKVFVRFVVTKTGKVDNVEVMRKGDPALDNEAIRVVRNLPNFKPGMQRNKPVSVWFSGYISFVLQ
- a CDS encoding M56 family metallopeptidase produces the protein MAFFYALYWLFLKKDTFFRVNRIFLLLTILASILIPTLEIPFQPEPESTIETPYHVLDAVVKTSQEYLSGNMLEEVVVTASIKKVISWYQYAGLIYFIGILIFSLRFLKNLFQLSSWSRKGEIRKENGIRLVILTDDYPPFSFLNTVFISQEDYQKPNFKSIIEHEKVHVDQFHTFDLILIEILTVAFWLNPFVWFYKSSIQEVHEYLADDKVVNGAVNAHEYKMHIVNQFAGGDLFRLANNFGQSTLKKRISMLGKIKSPKIALVKLLLLIPILTVLFSAFAFTIVEKEKLDTDFSFRELLPSELNPFSSYENNQVNFFGNDVDHITGNWSTKGIKNLEYKKVDHPNEIKVVIDEMPEYPGGDNALQKYIAKHVSYPKEAQVNGIEGRVFVSFVVNKKGNVVNARLIKKFDPFLDKEALRVVSSLPKWKPGRQNGKLTNIAYTVPVNFLLTNQVEEPVSSPDPLYARIKNASDYHLENEIKIKGSKEYTIVERMPQFTGANGDLRRYVARQIQYPVLAAEQGYEGKVFVQFVVGRDGRVKKAKVIKGANIELNKEALRVINNMPNWIPGEQEGEKVEVNYTIPIRFSLN
- a CDS encoding energy transducer TonB — protein: MFPKKNPNADLEKRKTLFFEIGLVVALALTLISFEWPSKVRDVVEIRDFVDLSLDEEMIPITRQEDLIEKPKLPPKILLTDVITIVENNTEIEVELDIVDGTISEETEVEIQPVEVFEEEEVDDEVKVFVIVEEMPIFRPDICNNRKEGDLELYKYISASIRYPVIAQENGITGRVFVSFVVGRDGGISNIKLLRGVDPSLDKEAMRVIETLPKFKPGMQRGKPVKVSYSAVINFVLQ
- a CDS encoding YitT family protein; amino-acid sequence: MAFIQKDAIFSGKWFYNYAILISGALIMAAGFVFFIIPHGIVPGSIYGIGIIINKLTLGTFPQGLFGILNPADYDGFFSGLLYQFMDYSNDLFRKYGGGIPVGIASLAINIPLSLIGIKVLGPRFGIKTFLSFILCALFIDVVSAWWGFIPLVDDVLLSCIFGGIFIGFGLGLILKARATSAGSDILAMIGAKFTGLPLGQLVIYVDSLIVLSSLYIVMDWQIPLYSWIVLFIIGKVTDITLQGSTYEKALFIISEKHEEIRNKITNDYKLNGTIIKGNRTLDLKEKKIIFIVVNRRELSMLQDYIHSIDPIAFVAVMETNEILGKGFKSLDKVE
- a CDS encoding energy transducer TonB — protein: MEVKKNPKYNLEKKRILFLQFGFLISFLFVLMAFEYKVPIEEPEVINFTDLADVEDVIMVTFTEPEKLEAPKVKKIELIDLIIIDDDPEVDDYDPVDSFGNLEDEVIYNPVNVEDEVIDETTPFVMVKEMPIFNPKKNTSYQEGCKDLFLTMQRMVRYPIVAQESSIQGRVYVRFVVTKTGEISNVEVTRKVDPLLDEEVVRVVRNLPKFKPGRQQNKNVAVWFSGYVNFVLQ
- a CDS encoding B3/B4 domain-containing protein; its protein translation is MTRIEIEPQLKSACPKLRLGVIQCKVKTQEECPELWGIINETTKKLQEELAISAIKDLPAIDSSKKGYKAAGKDPSRYRLSADSLLRRIVNRKGLYQINNVVDLLNLVSIKTAFSIGGYNAAKVDGIIRFGIGKNEEAYEGIGRGKLNIEGLPIFRDEKGAFGSPTSDSLRTQIDTNCEDFLMIIISFQEEKGLTEAMDLASELLLYHADAQEIETKII
- a CDS encoding RNA polymerase sigma factor, whose product is MDKAHFNTFIFSNADKIYYYLYCILRNSDDTVEVLTNTIEECWYERKNYEHTDLTYVFKTARKLAKAQIFKSDDLKTTNSIEGCPVNSNPAMVRFCNLTEKLSPIQAEIMCLRSMVRLKLDEIAIVVELGINNVQSMLANVRKEIRAQIDPNDILNDLTAHEIIPKYYSGLTTIEEEEQLRLFFLRRDLAGIPDMDRELFQVFLKMGNEEMPKICSEQLLLRIKEIQKPKKTSLYSRLFRK